ATCAAACGTTTCCGGCATGGCGGCTTCGATATCTCGGTTGTCAGCGATGGTTTCATCATGCTGCCGGTCAGCATCGTTCTGCCGGATGCAACGGCGGAAGAGCGGCCGGAGATCATGCGCCGTCTCGGCGGCACGCCGGAACGCGCGCCGTTTCACACCAACATTCCGGTCATTCGCAGCGGCGACGATCTGATTGTGGTCGACGACGGCTCGGGCACTCGGTTTCAGGAAAGTGCCGGTAAGCTTCACGCCAACCTGCTCGCAGCCGGCATTGACCCGAGCGCTGTGACGAAGGTGGTGCTGACACACGCCCATCCCGATCATGCGGGCGGTACCGTTGGCGCCGATGGCAAGCTGACCTTTCCGTATGCGCAGTATTTCGTCTCGGAGGGGGAATGGCAGTTCTGGACCGATCCCAACTTCGAAAAGGTGATGCCGCAGGTGCTCCATGGCTTTGCCAAGGGCGCGCAGCGCGATCTCTTCGCGGTCAAGGACCGGCTGACCCTGGTCAAACCCGGCGACGAAATCGTCAGCGGCATGCGGGTGCTCGACACCCGGGGACACACGCCCGGCCATATCTCGCTTCAGCTTTCCGGCGGTGACGGCGCGGGACATCAGGGGCTGGTGATCACGGGCGATGCGGTCACCAGCAACATCGTCTTCTTCGAGCATCCCGATTGGCATTTCGGTTTCGACACCGATGCGGAGCTGGCCTTGAAAACCCGCAAGGCCCTGATCGACCGGGCGGCATCGGAGCGGCTGGCGCTGCTTGGCTATCACTGGGCCTATCCCGGTATCGGGCGGGCCGAGCGTAACGGGGCGGCCTATCGTTTCGTAGCGGCGGGATGACCGCCTGGATCCGGTCATCGCTGGGACAGTTGACGGGCGCGCCTCCTGCGAGGCGCGCCCGTTTCTTTGCTTTCAGAGAGCCAGTTCGCTGTCCTTGATGTCGCTGATCGGCGCAAGGAAGGACAGCTCGAACGGGCGCAGATCGCTGCGTTTGGCGGTGAGCCGCGGCCAGTCGGGATTGACGAGCGCACCGCGGCCAAGCGCGATCATGTCCGCTCCGGCAGCCATCACCCCCTCGGCGCGGACGAGATCATGCAGGCTGCCGTTGGCGATGAGGAAGAGGCGCGGCGCGTGGCGGCGGGCCAGCGCGACGAGGGAGGCGTCGCCACCCTCGAAGGCCGGCTGCCAGGCTTCGAACTCTGTCACATGCACGAAGTCTGCCGGGCTTTCGGCGAGCGCCGCGAACACGCGGGCAGCACCTTGTTCGCGTTCGGCCCATTTGTGCCGGAAGTCGTTGA
The nucleotide sequence above comes from Ensifer sp. PDNC004. Encoded proteins:
- a CDS encoding MBL fold metallo-hydrolase, with product MTSSHNPTDASGPDRREFLAGSSAVAAAALLPKGAHAADIKRFRHGGFDISVVSDGFIMLPVSIVLPDATAEERPEIMRRLGGTPERAPFHTNIPVIRSGDDLIVVDDGSGTRFQESAGKLHANLLAAGIDPSAVTKVVLTHAHPDHAGGTVGADGKLTFPYAQYFVSEGEWQFWTDPNFEKVMPQVLHGFAKGAQRDLFAVKDRLTLVKPGDEIVSGMRVLDTRGHTPGHISLQLSGGDGAGHQGLVITGDAVTSNIVFFEHPDWHFGFDTDAELALKTRKALIDRAASERLALLGYHWAYPGIGRAERNGAAYRFVAAG